A region from the Desulfoglaeba alkanexedens ALDC genome encodes:
- a CDS encoding UDP-N-acetylmuramoyl-L-alanyl-D-glutamate--2,6-diaminopimelate ligase produces MTTERAGQPAASPLHELLAELEVFELSGNAAVAVKGLACDSRRVQPGDLFVALRGFRVDGHRFVDQAIERGAAAVVVEEYRESFPEVTRVVVPDTRKALARLASAFFGHPGCSLHLIGVTGTNGKTTTTLLLESILREAGHRVGVLGTLAYRWGAEVRKAAMTTPESLEIQKYLAAMRDDGMTHVVMEVSSHALALSRVEGCPFRVGVFTNLSQDHLDFHENMEAYFQAKTCLFTRCPARAPAPPVAVINVDDPYGRRLAGMVPGPPVTFSIEDPGAEIHAENVTLSASGIHMTVRTPVGRLDLRSALLGRLNASNILAAVGAGVALGMPTDALVRGIEGVRGVDGRLQRLATAGGFDVVVDYAHTPDAMEKALACLRELTRGRLWAVFGCGGDRDRIKRPLMGRVAARLADLVVLTSDNPRSEDPAAILREIEPGVEAEGLSRFEPRDLPVSDRGYTVIADRREAIEYVLSRALAGDLVFVGGKGHETYQIVGDMILDFDDRRVVAEFFRPARAAADD; encoded by the coding sequence CCGGGTTCAGCCGGGAGACCTTTTCGTGGCGCTCCGGGGTTTTCGCGTGGACGGGCACCGGTTCGTGGATCAGGCCATAGAACGGGGCGCGGCGGCGGTTGTCGTGGAAGAATATCGCGAATCGTTTCCCGAGGTAACGCGGGTGGTGGTCCCCGATACCAGAAAGGCCTTGGCCCGGCTGGCTTCGGCGTTTTTCGGGCACCCCGGCTGCTCGCTCCATCTCATCGGCGTGACGGGAACCAATGGAAAGACCACGACGACGCTCCTCCTGGAAAGCATCCTGCGGGAGGCGGGCCACCGAGTGGGGGTTTTAGGGACTCTGGCCTATCGCTGGGGTGCCGAGGTTCGAAAGGCCGCCATGACCACTCCGGAGTCTCTGGAAATCCAGAAATACCTTGCAGCCATGCGGGACGACGGAATGACCCACGTGGTGATGGAGGTCTCTTCTCACGCTCTGGCGCTGAGCCGCGTGGAAGGTTGCCCGTTCCGGGTGGGGGTGTTCACCAATCTGAGCCAGGATCATCTCGATTTTCATGAAAATATGGAAGCCTATTTCCAGGCCAAGACGTGCCTTTTCACCCGGTGCCCGGCCCGAGCCCCCGCTCCCCCCGTTGCGGTGATCAACGTGGACGACCCTTACGGCAGGCGCCTGGCGGGCATGGTGCCGGGCCCCCCGGTCACCTTTTCCATCGAAGACCCCGGAGCGGAAATCCACGCGGAGAACGTGACCCTGAGTGCCTCCGGCATCCACATGACGGTCCGCACGCCCGTCGGCCGGCTGGACCTGCGGTCCGCCCTTCTGGGGCGGCTCAACGCGTCCAACATCCTGGCCGCCGTCGGCGCCGGGGTGGCTTTGGGCATGCCGACTGATGCCCTCGTCCGGGGAATCGAAGGGGTCCGGGGCGTGGACGGGCGGCTGCAGCGCCTCGCCACGGCAGGCGGGTTTGATGTGGTGGTGGATTACGCCCACACCCCGGACGCCATGGAGAAGGCGCTTGCGTGCCTTCGGGAGTTGACCCGGGGGCGCCTCTGGGCGGTTTTCGGCTGCGGCGGAGATCGAGACCGCATCAAGCGTCCCCTGATGGGCCGTGTCGCCGCTCGCCTTGCGGATCTGGTGGTGCTCACCAGCGACAATCCCCGAAGCGAGGACCCGGCGGCCATCTTGCGGGAGATCGAACCCGGGGTTGAAGCGGAAGGGCTTTCCCGCTTCGAACCTCGGGACCTTCCCGTTTCGGATCGCGGATACACGGTGATTGCCGATCGTAGGGAAGCCATCGAATACGTGCTGTCGCGGGCGCTTGCGGGCGATCTGGTTTTTGTGGGGGGCAAAGGCCACGAAACCTACCAGATCGTGGGCGACATGATCCTCGATTTCGACGACCGTCGGGTGGTGGCGGAGTTCTTCCGGCCGGCCCGGGCGGCGGCCGATGACTGA